A segment of the uncultured Desulfobulbus sp. genome:
GGTCTATGAAAACAAAGCCCTGGATGGGCGCCTGCTGACCGTTGAACGCAGGGTCGTGGTGGCGGCCGGATTCGAGCAGAGTTGGAGCAAGGTCTTTGTGACCGTGATCGACATCACCGAGCAGGTGAAACTCAAAAACGAAAACAAGGCCTTTGAAAAACAGCTGCAGCAGACCCAGAAGCTGGAAGCGATCGGCAGCCTGGCCGGCGGCATCGCCCACGACTTCAACAACATCCTCGCACCGATCATGGGTCGGGCCGAACTGATGCTGGTGGAAAACAGCGGCAACCCCGCCATAACCGAGCACTGTCGCGGCATTATCGACGCCTCCCGCCGCGCCCGGGACCTGGTCAAGCAGATCCTCACCTTCAGTCGCCAGGTCGACCAGGAGATCCAGCCGGTCTGCATGGCCGATGTGATCAACGAGGTGGTCAAACTGGTCCGGCCGACCCTGCCCGCCACCATTGACATCGATTGCCGCCTGCCCGAAAAATCACCCCGGGTCATGGCCGACTCCACCCAGTTGCACCAGGTGTTGATGAATCTGATCACCAACGCCTATCATGCCATGGAGGACAGCGGCGGTCAGCTCAAGCTGCGCCTGGAGACGGTCACCCTGGGCCTGGGTGCCTTTCAGGATCTGAACATCACCCCGGGCCTCTACCAGAAGCTCACCATCGCCGATACCGGGCATGGCATGGACGAGGCCACCATGGCCAAGATCTTCGATCCCTACTTCACCACCAAGCCCCGCGGCAAGGGCACCGGCCTGGGGTTGGCGGTGGTGCTCGGCATCCTTCGCGGCTATGGCGGTGAAATTCGCGTGGCAAGCAAAGTGGGGCAAGGCACCACCTTCACCCTCTACTTTCCGGTGGTTGAGCTGGCTGACAGTGGTTCCCTGCAGCCCATCGATCCCCTGGACCCCATGCCCCGCGGCACGGAACATCTTCTTCTGGTGGACGATGAAAAATCCATTGCCGATGTGACCACCAGTATGCTAGAGCGTCTCGGCTACAAGGTGACGGTCCGTCTCAGCGGCTTCGATGCCCTGGAGGCCTTCCGCAGCCTCGCCGACAAAATCGATCTGGTGATCGCCGACCTGACCATGCCGCAGATGACCGGGTTGCAGCTCTACAAGGAAATCAAGCAAATCCGGCCGGACATCAGGGTGATTATCTGCACCGGCTTCAGCGAGCAGCTGGACAGCGACAAATCGCGGGTCATCGGCATCGAGGGCTTTCTCAACAAGCCCGTGATCATGGCCGACCTGGCCCACTGTGTGCGCCGGGTTCTGGATAAGTAGGCTCCTCCCTCGTGAACACACGCTCCCCCACGGAGCGATACATTTCCTCTACACGGCGGCATTTTTTCGCAGCCACCGGAGATATCCATGCAATCCATCGCCATCAAGGAACCGAGCACCGTGCTCGCAGTACTGCTGCAGTGCGGTCACTCGAAGACCAAAATCAAACAGTTGCTCAAATACCGGGCCGTGCAGGTGGACGGCGTGGCCGCGACCAGGGCGGAACAGCCGCTCAAGCCCGGCAGTACGCTCACCGTGACCAGCGAAAAAGAGGCGGCCGAGCGGCCCGTTGATTGCCCGGGGATCACCATTGTCTATGAAGACGATGATATCCTGGTGATCGACAAGCCGGCCGGACTGTTGACCATTGCCTCGGCCAAGGAGAAGAGCAGAACCGTCTTCTCCAAGATCAGCGCCTGCCTCAGCGCCCGCCCCCAGGGGCGAGACCGGGCCTTTGTCATTCATCGCCTCGATCAGGGTGCCTCCGGCCTCCTGGTCTTTGCCAAGAACGAGGCCGCCCAGCATGCCCTGCAGCAGAGCTGGCCCCAGGCGGAAAAAAAATTCCTGGTGGTGGTCGAGGGAGCACTGCTCCAGAATGCGGGAACCATCACCGGCTTTCTTGCCGAGTCCAAGGCGCACCGCATGTTTGCCACCGGCAAAACCGACAGCGACGGCAAGTATGCGGAAACGCAGTTCCAGGTGGTTCGCCGCTCTGCGGAATGCAGCCTGGTCGAGGTCTCCCTGATCACCGCCCGCAAGAATCAGCTTCGCGTTCACCTGGCCGACATGGGTCATCCGGTGGTCGGCGACAAGAAATACGGGGCCAAGACCGACCCCATGAAACGGCTGGCCGTGCATGCCACCCTGCTCAGTTTTCCCCATCCGACCAGCGGCGAGGTGCTCCGTTTTACCCTGCCGCTGCCACAGAAGTTCAATAGCCTGCTTAAGACGACGCAACCCGTCTCACAACAAAACGATGCCGACAGCCCAGCAAAGACGGAGTGATCGTCCATGAAAGGGTGGCTCTCGATAGTGATCCTGCTGCTCCTGGGGGGCTGCGCCAGCCTCAATCAGAGGCAGTGTCTCGAAGGCGACTGGTATGGCCTGGGGGTGATCGACGGCAAGGCAGGCGAAAGCATTGACCGGTTGAACGTCCATAATCGGGCCTGTGGCCAGTACGGGGTCACAATTGACGAGCGCCAATATTTTTCCGGGCGGAATGAAGGTTTACAAACCTACTGCCGTCTTGAAAACGCCTTTACCACTGGGCTGGCCGGGCTCCGTTATGGTGGTGTCTGCCCGCCGGAGCTCGATGCCACCTTTGCCCATTACAACAACGCAGCCTATGCGGTCTATCGCACAAAAATGGCGCTGGACAACCTCCAGGCCCAGATCTCGGAGAGGGAGCTGCGTCTGCAGGCCAGCAGATACCGTGAAGATCGAAGCCTGCTGCGTAGGGACCTCGATGACCTTGAATTTCGTTACGACGAGCTTCGCCGCGATCTGCGCGAGAACCAGCGTTACCTTGAATACCTGCAAAGGGAAGCCGCACGGAAAACCCGCCCCTGAGACTGGGGCCACGCACCGCACCAGACAAAAAAAAACGATAAATAAGCCACAAGAGCCCTGCCGCAAGATTTGCCCGCCATGCGGACAATGATTGACAGGTTCTTGTGGGAAGGCTAAACTGAGCGAGCTCTTTTTTCGGTCTCCCTCCCCTGGAAGGGGCCACACTGCTCTCATCAACCTGTGTGCAACTGACGTCTCCTCCCAGAAAAGCCGACTTTTCCCAGTAACGTCATATTATTCAGCCCACCTTCAAAAGGAAACTTGCGCGATGTATATCCTCTTTGGCGTGTACGTCTTTTTTCTTGGCCTGATCTTGGTCTACAACCTGCTGCAGATCAACCTCCTGGTCCATTACCTCGGTCGAAAAAAGCCGCAGCCGCCGCCTCCCTATGCACCCGATGCGCTGCCCTTTGTCACCATCCAGCTGCCGCTGTTCAACGAACCCTTTGTCGCTGAACGACTGATCGACAACATCGCCGCCATGGAGTACCCCCGCGATCGCTTCGAAGTGCAGATCCTGGACGACTCCACCGATGCGACCACAGAGCTTTGCCGCACAAAAGCCGAAGAGTATCGTGCCCAGGGATTGGATATCACAGTGATCCACCGCACCGACCGCAGCGGCTTCAAGGCGGGTGCCCTCGCTGAAGGCCTACTTGTAGCCAAGGGGGAGTTTGTCGCCATCTTCGATGCCGACTTCCTGCCCAATCCCCAGTTTCTCAAAAACACCCTGCCCTACTTCCAAAACGAGCATGTGGGTGTTGTCCAGACGCGCTGGACCCATCTCAACGGCGATTACTCCCTGTTCACCAAGCTCCAGGCCCTGCAGCTCAACGTCCACTTCACCATCGAGCAGATGGGGCGTAAGGCGGGACACCACTTTCTCCAGTTCAACGGCACCGCCGGTATCTGGCGCAAGCAAACCATCGAGGATGCAGGCGGCTGGCAGGCCGACACCCTGACCGAAGACCTGGATCTGAGTTTTCGCGCCCAGATGAAGCACTGGGAGATCGTCTATCTGGAAGATGTGGAGGCACCGGCGGAGTTGCCGGCGGAGATGAACGGCATCAAATCCCAGCAGTTCCGCTGGATGAAGGGAGGCGCGGAGAACCTGCGCCGCCTGACGCCGATGGTGCTGAAAAGCGACCTTGACTGGGGGACCAAGCTCCACGCCATGGCCCACCTGGCCAACAGTTCGATCTTTGTGGCCGTGCTCATGATCGCGCTCACCAGCGTTGCCCTGCTGCCCTTTCTCGACGACCTCAGCCGGATGACCGGCTTCCTCGGATTGTCCCTCCTCGGACTGGTGGGGGTGGCTTCGGTCTACTTTTTCGCCAACATCCACCTGCTCTCACGGCCGTTGTCGCTCAAGCAGGTGCTGGCCCTGATCTACTATTTCCCGCTGCTGCTGACCATGTCCATGGGGTTGAGTTTTCACAACACGGTCGCGGTGATCGAGGGTTACCTGGGCATCCGCTCCTCGTTTGTGCGCACCCCCAAGTACAACATCGTCGGTCGCATGCGGACCCAAGATCAGGGCAGGCAGAAAAATCCGATCAGCAACACGGTGATCATCGAAGGACTGCTCACCCTGCTGTTCGCCGTCGCCCTGGTGGTCGGGGTGCAGCTCAAGGAGTACAGTTTCTTTGTCTTCCACCTAATGCTGGCCATCGGATTCGGCTCGATTTTCGTCGTTTCCTGGCGCGATCGCTGAACAGTCACTTTCGAACTATTTGCGAATCGCGGCCCTCGATGACGAGGAAATTCAACGTCGTGTGCACCGTAAACAGCGGAAAGAACAGCGCCATGAGAAAGACGTTGAGCAGGGGCACCATGCTGATCATGGCCGGAAAGAGCCCGAGACGGAAGGCCTGGTTGGAATGGGCCCGCAGCCAGGCCAACTTTCTGCCCAGACTCCAGCGGTAGCGGGAGGCCGGATAGTCGACAAACATCAGCGCCGAATAGAAGGCGTAGATGCAGAACACCGCCGCCTGCCCGGCCACGGGAATGAAGTTGGCCATCAGGGCCACCACCGACACCACCACCCCCATGGCGCCGATTTTTATCCCCTCCCAGAGGTCGATCAGGATACCGGCAAGGCTCACTGTCGCCTCGCCTTCACCGGCCATGGCAGTATAGGTATTCCCGGCCCAGGTACTCAAAAACACATAGCCCGGCGTGGTCAGGCTGTAGGCGACCACGAACGCCAGGTAAAAGGCCACCACCCGGGAGAGGACGAGGAAGATCCACTTGAGGGCGGTCCAGCCCCAGAGCAGTCCCCATTGCCACAGCTTGTCCACCGTCGGCGGGGTGGT
Coding sequences within it:
- a CDS encoding DUF2799 domain-containing protein, encoding MKGWLSIVILLLLGGCASLNQRQCLEGDWYGLGVIDGKAGESIDRLNVHNRACGQYGVTIDERQYFSGRNEGLQTYCRLENAFTTGLAGLRYGGVCPPELDATFAHYNNAAYAVYRTKMALDNLQAQISERELRLQASRYREDRSLLRRDLDDLEFRYDELRRDLRENQRYLEYLQREAARKTRP
- a CDS encoding cellulose synthase family protein; the encoded protein is MYILFGVYVFFLGLILVYNLLQINLLVHYLGRKKPQPPPPYAPDALPFVTIQLPLFNEPFVAERLIDNIAAMEYPRDRFEVQILDDSTDATTELCRTKAEEYRAQGLDITVIHRTDRSGFKAGALAEGLLVAKGEFVAIFDADFLPNPQFLKNTLPYFQNEHVGVVQTRWTHLNGDYSLFTKLQALQLNVHFTIEQMGRKAGHHFLQFNGTAGIWRKQTIEDAGGWQADTLTEDLDLSFRAQMKHWEIVYLEDVEAPAELPAEMNGIKSQQFRWMKGGAENLRRLTPMVLKSDLDWGTKLHAMAHLANSSIFVAVLMIALTSVALLPFLDDLSRMTGFLGLSLLGLVGVASVYFFANIHLLSRPLSLKQVLALIYYFPLLLTMSMGLSFHNTVAVIEGYLGIRSSFVRTPKYNIVGRMRTQDQGRQKNPISNTVIIEGLLTLLFAVALVVGVQLKEYSFFVFHLMLAIGFGSIFVVSWRDR
- a CDS encoding ATP-binding protein gives rise to the protein MTENSPPLLCRLLSNFSTSFSQVTSLRPTDVGLIIVVLLLIVLLYLNQRKKGIIHSKSKKLAETEARYSLLFEHSPIPLLEEDLSAVKQFIDQLTVQGVSDFNAYFEQHPESLRRCIDMVRIGAANRAALKLYAAQTREDLIHLGTVLPDSHSTTFKQGVLNLLKNGTSELVYENKALDGRLLTVERRVVVAAGFEQSWSKVFVTVIDITEQVKLKNENKAFEKQLQQTQKLEAIGSLAGGIAHDFNNILAPIMGRAELMLVENSGNPAITEHCRGIIDASRRARDLVKQILTFSRQVDQEIQPVCMADVINEVVKLVRPTLPATIDIDCRLPEKSPRVMADSTQLHQVLMNLITNAYHAMEDSGGQLKLRLETVTLGLGAFQDLNITPGLYQKLTIADTGHGMDEATMAKIFDPYFTTKPRGKGTGLGLAVVLGILRGYGGEIRVASKVGQGTTFTLYFPVVELADSGSLQPIDPLDPMPRGTEHLLLVDDEKSIADVTTSMLERLGYKVTVRLSGFDALEAFRSLADKIDLVIADLTMPQMTGLQLYKEIKQIRPDIRVIICTGFSEQLDSDKSRVIGIEGFLNKPVIMADLAHCVRRVLDK
- a CDS encoding EI24 domain-containing protein — encoded protein: MNTASQFSQRPAPQWVPLSFSFGFLLRHPRLLGWSLLLVLVTGSLTWAGYHFAVELMDYLTGSFFTTPPTVDKLWQWGLLWGWTALKWIFLVLSRVVAFYLAFVVAYSLTTPGYVFLSTWAGNTYTAMAGEGEATVSLAGILIDLWEGIKIGAMGVVVSVVALMANFIPVAGQAAVFCIYAFYSALMFVDYPASRYRWSLGRKLAWLRAHSNQAFRLGLFPAMISMVPLLNVFLMALFFPLFTVHTTLNFLVIEGRDSQIVRK
- a CDS encoding RluA family pseudouridine synthase is translated as MQSIAIKEPSTVLAVLLQCGHSKTKIKQLLKYRAVQVDGVAATRAEQPLKPGSTLTVTSEKEAAERPVDCPGITIVYEDDDILVIDKPAGLLTIASAKEKSRTVFSKISACLSARPQGRDRAFVIHRLDQGASGLLVFAKNEAAQHALQQSWPQAEKKFLVVVEGALLQNAGTITGFLAESKAHRMFATGKTDSDGKYAETQFQVVRRSAECSLVEVSLITARKNQLRVHLADMGHPVVGDKKYGAKTDPMKRLAVHATLLSFPHPTSGEVLRFTLPLPQKFNSLLKTTQPVSQQNDADSPAKTE